A window of Castanea sativa cultivar Marrone di Chiusa Pesio chromosome 1, ASM4071231v1 contains these coding sequences:
- the LOC142621545 gene encoding protein NPG1 isoform X1 → MELWGDHSDVDSDSEWVREVSANGVSMKTTEVEAKLDQGNIQEAEASLREGLSLNFEEARSLLGKLEYQRGNVEGALRVFEGIDLQAAIQRLQPSLAEKPSSRRGRFRTESLHAVSQHAASLVLEAIYLKAKSLQKLGRVSEAAHECKSVLDAVEKIFYQGILDVQVDNKLQEIVTQAVELLPDLWKQAGFYHEAISAYRRALLSQWNLDNDCCARIQKGYAVLLLYGGVEAGPPSLAVQIDGSYVPKNNLEEAILLLMILMRKFILGKTQWDPSIMDHLTFALSVCSQTPVLAKQLEEIMPGVYHRVDRWNSLALCYSGAGQNKAALNLLRKSLHKHERPDDLIALLLAAKICSEDSHLAAEGVGYAQRAINHAQGIDEHLKGVGLRTLGLCLGKQTKVSSSDFERSRLQSEALKSLEGAIPLEPNNMDLIFELGVKYAEHRNLTAALRCAKQFIDETGGSILKGWRFLALVLSAQQRFSEAEVVTDAALDETAKWDQGPLLRLKAKLKFSQSLHMDAIETYRYLLALVQAQRKSFGPLRTQVVDDKVDEFEVWHGLAKLYSSLSHWKDAEICLGKARELKQYSVEALHTEGVICEGRGQFLEAFAAYNNALLLEPCHVPCKILISALLSKRGLKALPVARSLLSDALRIDPTNRMAWYYLGMIHRDDGRKADAADCFQAASMLEESDPIESFDSIL, encoded by the exons ATGGAGTTGTGGGGAGATCACTCAGATGTGGATTCGGATTCGGAATGGGTTCGAGAAGTTTCCGCTAATGGGGTTAGCATGAAAACAACAGAAGTTGAAGCCAAGCTCGATCAAGGAAATATTCAAGAGGCTGAAGCTTCATTACGGGAAGGCTTATCACTCAATTTcgag GAAGCAAGATCCCTTCTTGGAAAGTTGGAGTATCAAAGAGGTAATGTAGAAGGAGCTCTTCGTGTGTTTGAGGGCATTGATCTGCAAGCTGCTATACAGAGATTGCAACCTTCACTTGCTGAAAAACCGTCTTCCAGGAGGGGTCGCTTTCGCACTGAATCACTGCACGCAGTCTCACAGCATGCTGCAAGCCTGGTTCTTGAAGCCATATACTTAAAAGCCAAGTCTCTTCAAAAGCTGGGGAGAGTAAGTG AGGCTGCTCATGAATGTAAAAGCGTGCTTGATGCTGTGGAAAAGATATTCTATCAGGGCATACTTGATGTTCAAGTTGACAATAAATTGCAAGAGATTGTCACCCAAGCTGTAGAGCTCCTTCCAGATCTCTGGAAGCAGGCTGGCTTCTATCACGAAGCAATTTCTGCTTACAGACGTGCCCTTCTTAGTCAATGGAACCTTGATAATGATTGCTGTGCTAGAATTCAGAAAGGCTATGCTGTGCTTTTGCTGTATGGTGGAGTGGAGGCTGGTCCACCCAGTTTAGCTGTCCAGATTGATGGTTCATATGTACCTAAAAATAATCTAGAAGAGGCAATTCTACTTTTGATGATTCTTATGAGGAAATTTATCCTTGGTAAGACCCAATGGGATCCATCTATAATGGATCACCTAACGTTCGCACTATCTGTATGCAGCCAAACACCTGTTTTAGCTAAGCAACTTGAAGAGATCATGCCTGGGGTATATCATCGAGTTGACCGTTGGAATTCTTTAGCTCTATGCTACAGTGGAGCTGGACAAAACAAAGCTGCATTGAATCTATTGAGGAAATCTTTACATAAACATGAACGACCAGATGACTTAATCGCACTGTTATTGGCTGCCAAGATATGCAGTGAGGATTCCCATCTTGCTGCTGAGGGAGTGGGATATGCACAGAGGGCAATTAATCATGCTCAGGGGATTGATGAGCATTTAAAGGGTGTGGGTCTTAGAACTTTGGGTCTTTGTTTGGGAAAACAAACTAAAGTTTCATCCTCTGACTTTGAGAGGTCTCGTCTTCAGTCTGAAGCATTGAAGTCATTAGAGGGGGCTATTCCTTTGGAGCCTAATAATATGGACTTAATTTTTGAGTTGGGTGTTAAGTATGCAGAGCACCGAAATTTGACTGCTGCTTTACGATGTGCAAAGCAGTTCATTGATGAAACAGGGGGATCCATATTAAAAGGTTGGAGATTTCTTGCTCTGGTTTTGTCTGCTCAACAGCGATTCTCGGAGGCTGAGGTGGTTACTGATGCTGCTTTAGACGAGACTGCAAAATGGGACCAAGGACCACTTCTCAGGCTGAAGGCAAAACTAAAATTCTCCCAGTCATTACACATGGATGCTATTGAAACTTATCGTTACCTCCTTGCATTGGTTCAAGCCCAAAGGAAATCATTTGGGCCTCTTAGAACTCAG GTTGTGGATGATAAAGTCGATGAATTTGAAGTTTGGCATGGTCTGGCAAAGTTATATTCTAGTCTTTCACATTGGAAGGATGCAGAGATATGCTTGGGAAAGGCCAGAGAGCTAAAACAGTACTCTGTAGAAGCACTGCACACAGAAG GTGTAATATGTGAAGGTCGTGGACAATTCCTAGAAGCTTTTGCTGCTTATAATAATGCCCTTCTACTAGAACCTTGTCACGTTCCTTGCAAGATCTTAATTAGTGCTCTGTTGTCGAAGAGAGGCTTGAAGGCATTGCCTGTGGCAAGAAGCTTACTGTCAGATGCATTAAGGATAGATCCAACCAACCGTATGGCTTGGTATTACTTGGGGATGATTCACAGGGATGATGGACGAAAAGCTGATGCTGCAGATTGCTTCCAGGCAGCTTCCATGCTTGAAGAATCTGATCCCATTGAAAGCTTTGACTCCATTCTTTGA
- the LOC142621545 gene encoding protein NPG1 isoform X3, which yields MELWGDHSDVDSDSEWVREVSANGVSMKTTEVEAKLDQGNIQEAEASLREGLSLNFEEARSLLGKLEYQRGNVEGALRVFEGIDLQAAIQRLQPSLAEKPSSRRGRFRTESLHAVSQHAASLVLEAIYLKAKSLQKLGRVSEAAHECKSVLDAVEKIFYQGILDVQVDNKLQEIVTQAVELLPDLWKQAGFYHEAISAYRRALLSQWNLDNDCCARIQKGYAVLLLYGGVEAGPPSLAVQIDGSYVPKNNLEEAILLLMILMRKFILGKTQWDPSIMDHLTFALSVCSQTPVLAKQLEEIMPGVYHRVDRWNSLALCYSGAGQNKAALNLLRKSLHKHERPDDLIALLLAAKICSEDSHLAAEGVGYAQRAINHAQGIDEHLKGVGLRTLGLCLGKQTKVSSSDFERSRLQSEALKSLEGAIPLEPNNMDLIFELGVKYAEHRNLTAALRCAKQFIDETGGSILKGWRFLALVLSAQQRFSEAEVVTDAALDETAKWDQGPLLRLKAKLKFSQSLHMDAIETYRYLLALVQAQRKSFGPLRTQVVDDKVDEFEVWHGLAKLYSSLSHWKDAEICLGKARELKQYSVEALHTEGRCIGVFLVVF from the exons ATGGAGTTGTGGGGAGATCACTCAGATGTGGATTCGGATTCGGAATGGGTTCGAGAAGTTTCCGCTAATGGGGTTAGCATGAAAACAACAGAAGTTGAAGCCAAGCTCGATCAAGGAAATATTCAAGAGGCTGAAGCTTCATTACGGGAAGGCTTATCACTCAATTTcgag GAAGCAAGATCCCTTCTTGGAAAGTTGGAGTATCAAAGAGGTAATGTAGAAGGAGCTCTTCGTGTGTTTGAGGGCATTGATCTGCAAGCTGCTATACAGAGATTGCAACCTTCACTTGCTGAAAAACCGTCTTCCAGGAGGGGTCGCTTTCGCACTGAATCACTGCACGCAGTCTCACAGCATGCTGCAAGCCTGGTTCTTGAAGCCATATACTTAAAAGCCAAGTCTCTTCAAAAGCTGGGGAGAGTAAGTG AGGCTGCTCATGAATGTAAAAGCGTGCTTGATGCTGTGGAAAAGATATTCTATCAGGGCATACTTGATGTTCAAGTTGACAATAAATTGCAAGAGATTGTCACCCAAGCTGTAGAGCTCCTTCCAGATCTCTGGAAGCAGGCTGGCTTCTATCACGAAGCAATTTCTGCTTACAGACGTGCCCTTCTTAGTCAATGGAACCTTGATAATGATTGCTGTGCTAGAATTCAGAAAGGCTATGCTGTGCTTTTGCTGTATGGTGGAGTGGAGGCTGGTCCACCCAGTTTAGCTGTCCAGATTGATGGTTCATATGTACCTAAAAATAATCTAGAAGAGGCAATTCTACTTTTGATGATTCTTATGAGGAAATTTATCCTTGGTAAGACCCAATGGGATCCATCTATAATGGATCACCTAACGTTCGCACTATCTGTATGCAGCCAAACACCTGTTTTAGCTAAGCAACTTGAAGAGATCATGCCTGGGGTATATCATCGAGTTGACCGTTGGAATTCTTTAGCTCTATGCTACAGTGGAGCTGGACAAAACAAAGCTGCATTGAATCTATTGAGGAAATCTTTACATAAACATGAACGACCAGATGACTTAATCGCACTGTTATTGGCTGCCAAGATATGCAGTGAGGATTCCCATCTTGCTGCTGAGGGAGTGGGATATGCACAGAGGGCAATTAATCATGCTCAGGGGATTGATGAGCATTTAAAGGGTGTGGGTCTTAGAACTTTGGGTCTTTGTTTGGGAAAACAAACTAAAGTTTCATCCTCTGACTTTGAGAGGTCTCGTCTTCAGTCTGAAGCATTGAAGTCATTAGAGGGGGCTATTCCTTTGGAGCCTAATAATATGGACTTAATTTTTGAGTTGGGTGTTAAGTATGCAGAGCACCGAAATTTGACTGCTGCTTTACGATGTGCAAAGCAGTTCATTGATGAAACAGGGGGATCCATATTAAAAGGTTGGAGATTTCTTGCTCTGGTTTTGTCTGCTCAACAGCGATTCTCGGAGGCTGAGGTGGTTACTGATGCTGCTTTAGACGAGACTGCAAAATGGGACCAAGGACCACTTCTCAGGCTGAAGGCAAAACTAAAATTCTCCCAGTCATTACACATGGATGCTATTGAAACTTATCGTTACCTCCTTGCATTGGTTCAAGCCCAAAGGAAATCATTTGGGCCTCTTAGAACTCAG GTTGTGGATGATAAAGTCGATGAATTTGAAGTTTGGCATGGTCTGGCAAAGTTATATTCTAGTCTTTCACATTGGAAGGATGCAGAGATATGCTTGGGAAAGGCCAGAGAGCTAAAACAGTACTCTGTAGAAGCACTGCACACAGAAG GTAGATGCATCGGTGTTTTCCTTGTTGTGTTCTAG
- the LOC142621545 gene encoding protein NPG1 isoform X2 — MELWGDHSDVDSDSEWVREVSANGVSMKTTEVEAKLDQGNIQEAEASLREGLSLNFEEARSLLGKLEYQRGNVEGALRVFEGIDLQAAIQRLQPSLAEKPSSRRGRFRTESLHAVSQHAASLVLEAIYLKAKSLQKLGRVSEAAHECKSVLDAVEKIFYQGILDVQVDNKLQEIVTQAVELLPDLWKQAGFYHEAISAYRRALLSQWNLDNDCCARIQKGYAVLLLYGGVEAGPPSLAVQIDGSYVPKNNLEEAILLLMILMRKFILGKTQWDPSIMDHLTFALSVCSQTPVLAKQLEEIMPGVYHRVDRWNSLALCYSGAGQNKAALNLLRKSLHKHERPDDLIALLLAAKICSEDSHLAAEGVGYAQRAINHAQGIDEHLKGVGLRTLGLCLGKQTKVSSSDFERSRLQSEALKSLEGAIPLEPNNMDLIFELGVKYAEHRNLTAALRCAKQFIDETGGSILKGWRFLALVLSAQQRFSEAEVVTDAALDETAKWDQGPLLRLKAKLKFSQSLHMDAIETYRYLLALVQAQRKSFGPLRTQVVDDKVDEFEVWHGLAKLYSSLSHWKDAEICLGKARELKQYSVEALHTEGEKTEISTGISD, encoded by the exons ATGGAGTTGTGGGGAGATCACTCAGATGTGGATTCGGATTCGGAATGGGTTCGAGAAGTTTCCGCTAATGGGGTTAGCATGAAAACAACAGAAGTTGAAGCCAAGCTCGATCAAGGAAATATTCAAGAGGCTGAAGCTTCATTACGGGAAGGCTTATCACTCAATTTcgag GAAGCAAGATCCCTTCTTGGAAAGTTGGAGTATCAAAGAGGTAATGTAGAAGGAGCTCTTCGTGTGTTTGAGGGCATTGATCTGCAAGCTGCTATACAGAGATTGCAACCTTCACTTGCTGAAAAACCGTCTTCCAGGAGGGGTCGCTTTCGCACTGAATCACTGCACGCAGTCTCACAGCATGCTGCAAGCCTGGTTCTTGAAGCCATATACTTAAAAGCCAAGTCTCTTCAAAAGCTGGGGAGAGTAAGTG AGGCTGCTCATGAATGTAAAAGCGTGCTTGATGCTGTGGAAAAGATATTCTATCAGGGCATACTTGATGTTCAAGTTGACAATAAATTGCAAGAGATTGTCACCCAAGCTGTAGAGCTCCTTCCAGATCTCTGGAAGCAGGCTGGCTTCTATCACGAAGCAATTTCTGCTTACAGACGTGCCCTTCTTAGTCAATGGAACCTTGATAATGATTGCTGTGCTAGAATTCAGAAAGGCTATGCTGTGCTTTTGCTGTATGGTGGAGTGGAGGCTGGTCCACCCAGTTTAGCTGTCCAGATTGATGGTTCATATGTACCTAAAAATAATCTAGAAGAGGCAATTCTACTTTTGATGATTCTTATGAGGAAATTTATCCTTGGTAAGACCCAATGGGATCCATCTATAATGGATCACCTAACGTTCGCACTATCTGTATGCAGCCAAACACCTGTTTTAGCTAAGCAACTTGAAGAGATCATGCCTGGGGTATATCATCGAGTTGACCGTTGGAATTCTTTAGCTCTATGCTACAGTGGAGCTGGACAAAACAAAGCTGCATTGAATCTATTGAGGAAATCTTTACATAAACATGAACGACCAGATGACTTAATCGCACTGTTATTGGCTGCCAAGATATGCAGTGAGGATTCCCATCTTGCTGCTGAGGGAGTGGGATATGCACAGAGGGCAATTAATCATGCTCAGGGGATTGATGAGCATTTAAAGGGTGTGGGTCTTAGAACTTTGGGTCTTTGTTTGGGAAAACAAACTAAAGTTTCATCCTCTGACTTTGAGAGGTCTCGTCTTCAGTCTGAAGCATTGAAGTCATTAGAGGGGGCTATTCCTTTGGAGCCTAATAATATGGACTTAATTTTTGAGTTGGGTGTTAAGTATGCAGAGCACCGAAATTTGACTGCTGCTTTACGATGTGCAAAGCAGTTCATTGATGAAACAGGGGGATCCATATTAAAAGGTTGGAGATTTCTTGCTCTGGTTTTGTCTGCTCAACAGCGATTCTCGGAGGCTGAGGTGGTTACTGATGCTGCTTTAGACGAGACTGCAAAATGGGACCAAGGACCACTTCTCAGGCTGAAGGCAAAACTAAAATTCTCCCAGTCATTACACATGGATGCTATTGAAACTTATCGTTACCTCCTTGCATTGGTTCAAGCCCAAAGGAAATCATTTGGGCCTCTTAGAACTCAG GTTGTGGATGATAAAGTCGATGAATTTGAAGTTTGGCATGGTCTGGCAAAGTTATATTCTAGTCTTTCACATTGGAAGGATGCAGAGATATGCTTGGGAAAGGCCAGAGAGCTAAAACAGTACTCTGTAGAAGCACTGCACACAGAAG GGGAGAAGACAGAAATCTCTACTGGAATCTCAGATTGA
- the LOC142621905 gene encoding pentatricopeptide repeat-containing protein At3g59040, with protein sequence MPQTLFLKPFISSVPLTNCSNKSIVVNNVSNVRIRGRVGGVVCMGMLAPRKRKKKKKEGFEEFRDAADEADQKSWRRLMTEIQETGSAVAVLKQLNVSNRGISRDTVLGTLLRFKQLNKWKLVIEILEWLRAQSWWVFSELDFLMLLTAYGKQGDFNRAERVFSLMNKKGYAPSVISHTALMEAYGRGGRYNNAEAIFRRMLSSGPQPSALTYQIILKIFVEGGKFKEAEDVFETLLNEEKSPLKPDQKMFHMMIYMHKKARSYEKARKVFALMAERGVQQSTVTYNSLMSFETNYKEVSKMYDQMQRSGLQPDVVSYALLINAYGKARREDEALAVFEEMLDAGVRPTHKAYNILLDAFAISGMVEQARTVFKSMKRDRFTPDLCSYTTMLSAYVNASDMEGAENFLRRLKQDGFEPNVVTYGALIKGYAKINNLEKMMEKYEEMQACGVKANQTVLTTIMDAYGKNRDFGSAVVWYKEMESCGFPPDQKAKNVLLSLAKTVEEQEEANQIAGNLDQSSNEHRLNRVPRFVDGDSDDEHDEEEGATCDERQDELILLNSDHGRNLGGLL encoded by the exons aTGCCTCAAACCTTATTTCTCAAGCCCTTCATTTCTTCAGTTCCTCTTACTAATTGCag TAATAAATCAATTGTAGTAAATAATGTGAGCAATGTTAGGATACGAGGGAGAGTGGGTGGTGTTGTTTGTATGGGAATGTTGGCACccaggaagaggaagaagaagaagaaggaaggttTCGAGGAATTCCGAGATGCAGCTGACGAAGCTGATCAGAAGAGTTGGAGGAGACTGATGACTGAAATTCAGGAGACGGGTTCCGCTGTTGCGGTGCTCAAACAACTGAATGTTAGTAACCGGGGCATTTCAAGAGACACGGTCCTTGGGACCTTGCTTAGATTTAAGCAACTAAACAAATGGAAACTTGTCATTGAG ATCCTTGAATGGCTCAGGGCTCAAAGCTGGTGGGTGTTTAGTGAACTGGATTTCCTCATGCTTCTAACAGCTTATGGAAAGCAAGGGGACTTCAACAGGGCCGAGAGAGTTTTTAGCTTGATGAATAAGAAGGGCTACGCACCAAGTGTCATATCCCACACTGCTCTTATGGAAGCATATGGAAGAGGAGGTCGATACAATAATGCTGAAGCAATATTTCGAAGGATGTTGTCTTCAGGCCCTCAACCTTCAGCTTTAACATATCAAATAATACTTAAGATATTTGTTgag GGAGGTAAGTTCAAGGAAGCTGAAGACGTTTTCGAGACCCTTTTAAATGAGGAAAAATCACCTTTAAAGCCAGACCAAAAGATGTTTCACATGATGATTTATATGCATAAGAAGGCAAGGAGTTATGAGAAAGCTCGAAAAGTATTTGCACTCATGGCTGAGAGAGGAGTTCAACAATCAACAGTTACTTATAATAGCTTAATGTCATTTGAGACTAATTACAAGGAAGTTTCAAAGATGTATGACCAG aTGCAAAGATCTGGTCTTCAACCTGATGTTGTCAGCTATGCCCTACTTATTAATGCCTATGGGAAAGCAAGAAGGGAGGATGAAGCGCTAGCTGTTTTTGAGGAGATGCTTGATGCTGGTGTCAG ACCAACCCACAAAGCTTATAATATCTTGCTTGATGCATTTGCGATCTCGGGGATGGTGGAGCAAGCTCGCACTGTGTTTAAGAGCATGAAAAGGGACAG ATTTACCCCAGATCTTTGCTCTTATACGACTATGTTATCGGCTTATGTGAATGCTTCTGATATGGAGGGTGCGGAAAATTTCCTCAGAAGACTAAAACAAGATGGATTTGAACCCAATGTTGTCACTTATGGGGCATTGATCAAAGGGTATGCAAAGATAAATAACCTTGAGAAGATGATGGAGAAATATGAGGAAATGCAGGCATGTGGTGTCAAAGCAAATCAAACAGTCTTGACCACAATTATGGATGCATATGGCAAAAACAGGGATTTTGGCAGTGCTGTTGTTTGGTACAAGGAAATGGAGTCTTGTGGGTTTCCTCCTGATCAGAAAGCAAAGAATGTTCTGTTGTCTTTGGCTAAAACAGTAGAAGAACAAGAGGAAGCTAATCAAATTGCAGGAAATTTGGATCAATCTAGCAATGAACATAGACTAAACAGGGTTCCTAGGTTTGTTGATGGGGATTCTGATGATGAACATGATGAGGAAGAAGGGGCCACTTGTGATGAAAGACAAGATGAACTGATACTTTTGAATAGTGATCATGGAAGAAACTTAGGAGGCCTACTgtaa